In Salirhabdus salicampi, a genomic segment contains:
- the purT gene encoding formate-dependent phosphoribosylglycinamide formyltransferase: MYGAPKQTNAKKLLLLGSGELGKEVMIEAQRFGIETIAVDRYEEAPAMQVAHRFHVIDMLNGQQLRKVIEQEKPDYIVPEIEAIATDTLLELESEGYNVVPTAYATKLTMDREGIRRLAAEKLGLPTAKYEFANTLEELKEAVKKIGTPCVIKPIMSSSGKGQTVCRTPGDAENSWMEAIQDGRGNQSRVIVEEFISFDSEITLLTVRSSSGTTYCSPIGHVQQDGDYIESWQPHPMTEKQIKESELIAKTITDELGGYGVFGVELFITSKGVYFSEVSPRPHDTGMVTLATQDQSEFALHVRAVLGFPVTAVELLSTGSSRAIKAAKESNHYQISGVRDALTDPHIQVRVFGKPNTNVGRRMGVVLSKAETVEQARQHAKEAGEKIGMYYYEN, from the coding sequence ATGTACGGAGCACCAAAACAAACAAATGCGAAAAAACTACTACTTTTAGGGTCAGGGGAATTAGGGAAGGAAGTCATGATTGAAGCACAACGATTTGGCATTGAGACAATCGCGGTGGATCGATATGAAGAAGCACCTGCAATGCAAGTTGCCCATCGTTTTCATGTAATTGATATGCTTAATGGTCAACAGTTACGTAAAGTGATCGAGCAAGAAAAGCCAGATTACATCGTGCCAGAAATTGAAGCAATTGCTACTGATACGCTTTTGGAACTGGAAAGTGAAGGGTATAATGTCGTGCCGACAGCATATGCAACGAAATTAACTATGGATCGTGAAGGGATTCGCCGCTTAGCAGCTGAAAAATTAGGTCTTCCTACAGCTAAATATGAATTCGCGAATACATTAGAGGAACTAAAGGAAGCCGTTAAAAAGATAGGTACACCTTGTGTCATTAAACCGATTATGAGTTCATCCGGAAAAGGTCAAACCGTTTGCCGTACACCGGGAGATGCTGAAAACTCCTGGATGGAGGCAATCCAAGATGGACGCGGTAACCAAAGTCGGGTGATAGTTGAGGAGTTTATTTCATTTGATTCTGAAATTACATTATTAACGGTTCGTTCTTCTTCTGGTACAACATATTGTTCACCAATCGGTCATGTTCAGCAAGATGGCGACTATATCGAGTCTTGGCAGCCTCATCCAATGACCGAAAAACAAATAAAGGAATCAGAACTTATTGCGAAAACAATTACCGATGAACTTGGAGGATATGGTGTATTCGGTGTGGAATTGTTTATTACTTCTAAAGGTGTGTATTTTAGTGAAGTATCACCTCGACCTCATGATACTGGGATGGTCACGTTAGCAACCCAAGACCAGTCAGAGTTTGCTCTTCATGTTCGAGCTGTTTTAGGTTTTCCGGTAACGGCAGTAGAACTTCTTTCAACAGGATCGAGCAGAGCTATTAAAGCAGCGAAAGAAAGTAACCATTATCAAATTTCAGGAGTCAGGGATGCCTTAACTGACCCTCATATACAAGTGCGTGTTTTTGGAAAACCTAATACAAATGTTGGTCGTCGTATGGGAGTTGTGTTAAGTAAGGCTGAAACAGTAGAACAAGCTCGTCAACATGCTAAGGAAGCCGGAGAAAAAATTGGCATGTACTATTATGAAAATTAG
- a CDS encoding SpoIIE family protein phosphatase, whose translation MDELLNYAPCGYLTLDNEGHIHTINETLLDKLNYSFDQLKGKHMNNILSVPARLFFQLYFTPLINVEKQVEEMYISLISSDGKEIPVLINAHQRGNSKSVECVLIPMEKRNEYEDELLIAKKKAETALKEKDKINTELQNTLRTLEDKQEELIALNEQNQKFKHETQKELQLAKKIQETSLTAPIINKDIQIESYYKASSELSGDLYGFYQIDDNRYGIILLDVMGHGISSALVTMSLHSLFQRLITRGVTADIVMKELDKHLHTLFRNDEEAWHYCTAIYLVIDTKKKEVQFVNAGHPPAIWQDTSGKQQELKTKTPPIGTIEGISFESKSFTYKPGCKLLLYTDGVVDPYDASFLHTILKENRNRSLTSLKHELIHTIHQEDINIDDDQCFILVNLD comes from the coding sequence ATGGATGAACTTTTGAATTATGCACCATGTGGATACTTAACATTAGATAACGAAGGCCATATACATACAATCAATGAAACATTACTAGACAAATTAAATTATTCGTTTGATCAGTTAAAGGGAAAACATATGAATAACATTTTGTCTGTTCCTGCCCGTTTGTTTTTTCAATTATATTTCACCCCACTTATAAACGTTGAAAAACAAGTGGAGGAAATGTATATATCACTTATATCAAGTGATGGTAAAGAGATACCCGTTCTCATAAATGCTCATCAACGAGGCAACAGTAAATCCGTTGAATGTGTTCTCATTCCAATGGAAAAGCGTAATGAATATGAAGATGAATTGTTAATAGCAAAAAAGAAAGCAGAAACTGCTTTAAAAGAAAAAGATAAAATCAATACTGAGTTACAAAATACATTGAGAACGTTAGAGGACAAGCAAGAAGAGTTAATTGCGTTAAATGAACAAAATCAAAAATTTAAACATGAAACACAAAAAGAGTTGCAGTTAGCGAAGAAGATTCAAGAAACTTCGTTAACTGCTCCCATTATTAACAAAGACATTCAAATTGAATCTTATTATAAAGCGTCAAGTGAATTATCTGGGGACTTATATGGCTTTTATCAAATTGATGACAACCGTTACGGAATCATTTTGTTAGATGTCATGGGACACGGAATTTCATCAGCTTTAGTTACAATGTCCCTTCATTCCTTATTTCAACGTCTCATTACGAGAGGTGTAACAGCAGATATTGTAATGAAGGAACTTGATAAACACTTACATACTCTGTTTCGAAATGATGAAGAAGCTTGGCATTATTGTACAGCTATTTATCTTGTTATTGATACAAAGAAGAAGGAAGTTCAATTCGTCAATGCAGGACATCCTCCTGCTATCTGGCAGGATACGAGCGGTAAACAACAAGAATTAAAAACAAAAACACCTCCTATTGGTACGATAGAAGGCATTTCTTTTGAATCGAAGTCGTTTACATACAAGCCTGGTTGTAAGTTGCTTCTTTATACAGACGGTGTCGTTGACCCTTATGATGCAAGCTTTTTACATACTATATTGAAAGAAAACCGAAACCGTTCTTTAACAAGTCTGAAGCATGAACTCATCCACACAATTCATCAAGAGGATATAAACATTGATGATGATCAATGTTTCATCTTAGTTAACTTAGATTAA
- a CDS encoding alpha/beta fold hydrolase, whose amino-acid sequence MNHNIISRNNVIVKGKGTQPIIFAPGFGCDQTVWRDVAAAFEQDYKVILFDYVGLGESDITAFDPEKYSELVGYAQDVLDVCESLNVKDAILVGHSVGSMIGLIASLREPDYFSDLVMIGPSPCYLNDPPEYMGGFEKEDLVGLIEMMEKNYIGWTNVFAGTLMKNSDKTNVTKDLEDRFCSTDPIVARHFAEATFFADNREDLPKVTVPSLILQCSKDIIAPNVVGEYMHANLPNSTLKYMKATGHCPHMSHPEETVQLIREYL is encoded by the coding sequence ATGAACCATAATATTATTTCTCGTAATAATGTAATAGTAAAAGGTAAAGGAACACAACCTATCATCTTTGCTCCTGGATTTGGCTGTGATCAAACCGTATGGCGGGATGTAGCTGCAGCGTTTGAACAAGATTATAAGGTGATCTTGTTTGACTATGTCGGGTTGGGAGAATCTGACATAACTGCATTTGACCCGGAAAAATACAGTGAACTTGTCGGATATGCTCAAGATGTTTTAGACGTATGTGAATCACTAAACGTAAAGGATGCAATATTAGTTGGTCACTCGGTGGGAAGTATGATTGGTCTTATCGCTTCATTGCGTGAACCGGATTACTTTTCCGATCTCGTCATGATTGGACCATCACCTTGTTATTTAAATGATCCACCTGAATATATGGGCGGGTTTGAAAAAGAAGACTTAGTAGGCTTAATTGAAATGATGGAAAAGAATTACATAGGATGGACGAATGTTTTTGCCGGTACATTGATGAAGAACTCTGACAAGACAAATGTAACAAAGGATTTAGAAGATCGTTTCTGCTCTACAGACCCTATTGTTGCACGTCATTTTGCCGAGGCGACTTTTTTTGCTGATAATCGGGAAGACTTACCAAAGGTAACTGTTCCATCACTCATTTTGCAATGTTCTAAGGATATTATTGCTCCTAATGTTGTAGGAGAGTACATGCATGCAAACTTGCCCAATAGTACGTTAAAATATATGAAAGCAACTGGACACTGTCCTCATATGAGTCACCCTGAGGAAACAGTACAATTAATTCGCGAATACTTATAG